The following is a genomic window from Nitrospirota bacterium.
TTTATTCAGTCCTTCGAATTCATGTTTGGATATTTTGTCATCGCCATTTTTATCCATTCTAGCAACCCGTTGTGGCTGGGCATATAATGTTATAACTGCAACCAGAAGGTATCCTAATATGAATAAGCACATAGTAAAACTAAAAACCTTACGTATCATTTGAATAACAATATTAGTCAATTTCATTTTTACCTCCTCAATCTTAATATAGTATTGTCAAAAGTTTTTTCTCAAAAAGACTTAAAACACTTAATTATCAATGCATTGTTTATTTTTTGCTTGCCTCCCTTCTTGTCCCTCGCCAGCGGGGAATACTATAAAGATCCTTTGTTCCCCGCCAAAGGGGGATACTGTAAAGATATCTTTTGTTAGGGGATAATATTGTAACCTCCCTCTTAGTTTGTTTTCATATCCCGTACTTTTTCCCATGAAACTTTTGATATTACCCTTAATATTTTATTTCGCCGCTATGAATAGCGGCGATGGTATATCATGACCTAAAAGGGGGGCTGCGGTTGGCGGAAATGCACGAAGGGCATTTCTTGCGAAGCCGATGACCGCTTATCGGTTGCGGATAAAAGAAGTTGCCGAAGGCAATTGAGGGAAATCTTTGATTTCCCTTTTATCCGCTGTTATATGAAGTCGGTTCCTTCCCTATATAAGCGGTCCTTTCAAAATCCGAATATCATCAATCCATGCAGTCCCTCTACCATTGATAACCAGATTAAGTTTCACATTGTCTGGATTCTCTCCTTTTTTCAGAAAGAACAGTGTTTCCTCTGTTGTCCAATCCGTGGTGCCAGTTAGGGGTGTCTGTAATCCTCGGGAGAAAAACTCGCCTTTGCCAGAAAAATGGCACCACATCTCAAATATACTTGACCTTCTACATCTTTTGTGCGAACCTTAGCTTGGTAAATTAGACGCGCATCCTCAATGTCTATATCGTCTGTCTCAAATAACCGTACCACTATGGGTTCACTCGCTGTAATTTTCAATGAGCCATTGCCGTCACTTGAAATTTCCTTATCAATCTGTACCCCAGACTGCGTGATGAGTCCCTCAAGGTTTTCAATGGGAAACCTTTTTAGCTCACTTACTTGTTTTGATTGTTTAGAACAACCGACTAAGGCAAAAACCATCGCCACACATATACATAAAGCCAATTTTCTCATATCCATGCTTCTTGCCTCCTTTCTTGTATTATTTTGGGTGAGTGCCGTAAGGCACGAACCTTTTATGCTGTGTTAGGCGAAGTTCAATGAAGTATAAAGTCAATATCCAATACGGATATTTCTCCGTCGCCATCTATATCTCCCTTAGTCAGAGTTTGGGCACATACATGACAATTGTAAATTGTTTTCAAATATTTCTTCTCCAATAATGGTGGAATGAGATCATAAAATTTTCTTTCATTTGGATACTTTTCCTTGAAGAATTCATAGAGCCCCTTCGTACCTTTTGAAGAATTACACTGTCTACATGCCCACACTTGGTTATGAATACCTTGGATTTTGTCGCATGTTCTACATTCAAGTTTAATTTGCAAAGACCTTGGAACAATATGTTCTTTCTGAATATCACTTTCAGCCCCACAGTATATACACTTCTTTTCAGAATCAACCAACTGCCAGTCTTCATGAGTAATTTCTGACCATGATTTAGTGCCATTTTTCAATTCAAGGAACGTCTTTTTTATAAAACCATAATATCGTTGTTTCTTTGCTTCCTTTCCGTCAGATGTAGAAAAGGCTCTCCTAGCGATAATTTTTGCATATTGGTAATATATGAGGTTTCGGATTGTCTTTACATCTTTATCAGGCATTTTTCAAAAACCTCTTTTATCATTTGAATTTCGCTT
Proteins encoded in this region:
- a CDS encoding HNH endonuclease; its protein translation is MPDKDVKTIRNLIYYQYAKIIARRAFSTSDGKEAKKQRYYGFIKKTFLELKNGTKSWSEITHEDWQLVDSEKKCIYCGAESDIQKEHIVPRSLQIKLECRTCDKIQGIHNQVWACRQCNSSKGTKGLYEFFKEKYPNERKFYDLIPPLLEKKYLKTIYNCHVCAQTLTKGDIDGDGEISVLDIDFILH